The following coding sequences lie in one Paraburkholderia largidicola genomic window:
- the sctQ gene encoding type III secretion system cytoplasmic ring protein SctQ — protein sequence MPTEPSYAEKLRRVTPDAARAARFLCDARHVDALRQLGAVDAIEIAPAVAADTAFDEAGRIVLAHLEGTLDIDLDLARYPALQIVAASAGDSARHALRSTLANALLAPLVQRFQAAGLGRWRVASVERTPAGVASGERFDVALLHEGVVHRLSIGASGATLDVLHKRLAALPSRHATETFALASPICVAGSIALGARRVPLAALQSLRPGDVVLRAFAPSVAQALSGGTAFTARATWGATATGMRRIHARVVIDGTQVTVEEKPIMNEEPLQAEWPDTLPGDGEALQETEAAAPDETSEIDAHSNWQHDTEDAPLDIGLLDLPVQFEIDSVALPLAQLAALRPGYVIELAAPVLDTPVRLVTHGQTVGYGEIVCVGEHLGVRITRMAYAGDSDR from the coding sequence GTGCCCACCGAACCTTCGTATGCAGAGAAACTGCGCCGCGTCACACCCGATGCGGCGCGGGCCGCGCGCTTTCTGTGCGATGCGCGTCATGTCGACGCGTTGCGCCAGCTCGGGGCGGTCGATGCCATCGAAATCGCGCCCGCCGTCGCGGCGGATACGGCTTTCGACGAAGCGGGCCGCATCGTGCTCGCGCATCTGGAAGGCACGCTCGATATCGATCTCGATCTCGCGCGCTATCCCGCGTTGCAGATCGTCGCGGCCAGCGCCGGCGACAGCGCGCGGCACGCGCTGCGCAGCACCCTCGCGAACGCGCTGCTTGCGCCGCTCGTGCAGCGCTTTCAGGCGGCGGGGCTGGGACGCTGGCGTGTGGCGTCGGTGGAACGGACGCCCGCTGGCGTCGCGAGCGGCGAACGCTTCGACGTGGCGTTGCTGCATGAAGGCGTCGTGCATCGGCTTTCGATCGGCGCATCCGGCGCGACGCTCGATGTGCTGCATAAACGGCTCGCCGCGTTGCCGTCGCGTCATGCAACGGAAACATTCGCTTTGGCATCCCCGATCTGCGTCGCGGGATCGATCGCGCTCGGCGCGCGGCGCGTGCCGCTTGCCGCGTTGCAGTCGCTGCGTCCGGGCGACGTCGTGCTGCGCGCCTTTGCGCCTTCCGTCGCGCAAGCGCTGAGCGGCGGCACCGCGTTCACCGCGCGCGCCACATGGGGCGCGACTGCGACGGGCATGCGGCGCATTCATGCGCGTGTCGTCATCGACGGCACGCAGGTCACTGTAGAAGAGAAACCGATCATGAACGAAGAACCTTTACAGGCCGAATGGCCCGACACGCTACCAGGAGACGGCGAAGCGCTGCAAGAAACCGAAGCAGCCGCGCCCGATGAAACGTCCGAAATCGACGCGCACAGCAACTGGCAGCACGACACAGAAGACGCCCCGCTCGATATCGGCCTGCTCGATCTGCCCGTGCAATTCGAAATCGACAGCGTGGCGCTGCCGCTCGCACAGCTCGCCGCGCTCCGCCCCGGCTATGTGATCGAACTTGCCGCGCCCGTGCTCGATACGCCCGTGCGGCTCGTCACGCATGGGCAAACGGTCGGCTATGGCGAGATCGTCTGTGTCGGCGAACATCTGGGCGTACGTATCACGAGGATGGCTTATGCCGGCGATTCAGACAGGTGA
- the sctP gene encoding type III secretion system protein SctP, whose product MSRTTSRPVRVIAAPSQTSPASAGARMRRARHADFAALLRRDDKPTPDDLLAAPFNDDAQHEHHADETLAQRIGSASQRVVAAVLRREQQMLELAHLLARHVADFASNPAIRQAGHWEVAMRIDPQRLPGTQLHLTLSPAVLLLRFDVESADTRELLLHHAGLLERELRQLLASQGEARTLELTIH is encoded by the coding sequence ATGTCGAGAACCACCTCGCGTCCCGTGCGCGTGATCGCGGCGCCTTCGCAGACGTCGCCCGCTTCGGCGGGCGCGCGCATGCGCCGCGCGCGGCATGCGGATTTCGCCGCGCTCCTGCGGCGCGACGACAAACCGACGCCCGACGATCTTCTCGCTGCGCCGTTCAACGACGACGCTCAGCACGAACATCACGCGGACGAAACGCTCGCGCAACGCATCGGCAGCGCGAGCCAGCGCGTCGTCGCGGCTGTGCTGCGCCGCGAACAACAGATGCTCGAACTCGCGCATCTGCTCGCGCGGCATGTCGCCGACTTCGCGTCGAACCCCGCGATCCGCCAGGCAGGCCACTGGGAAGTGGCCATGCGCATCGATCCGCAGCGGCTGCCCGGCACGCAGTTGCATCTGACGCTTTCGCCCGCGGTTCTCTTGCTTCGCTTCGACGTCGAGTCGGCCGACACGCGCGAACTACTCTTGCATCATGCCGGCCTGCTCGAACGCGAGCTGCGCCAGTTGCTCGCGTCGCAAGGCGAAGCGCGCACGCTCGAACTGACTATCCACTAG
- the sctV gene encoding type III secretion system export apparatus subunit SctV, whose translation MLKTLKLPAGGEIGILVMIVAIVSLMILPLPFFMIDILVGLNIATAVTLLMITLYVPSVVSLSAFPSILLFTTLYRLSLSIASTKSILLHAEAGDIIDSFGKLVVGGNLVVGMVVFIIITLVQFIVIAKGSERVAEVGARFTLDAMPGKQMSIDADLRANLLTADEARHKRATLALESALHGGMDGAMKFVKGDAVAGLIITMINIVAGLAVGVLYHGMTAGEAANRFSILSVGDAMVAQLPALLLSVAAGVMITRVADDRDEKPRSLGAEIGKQLMGSAPALGFAALLLVAFAAVPGFPWPLFLVLSGILGFTAWKLKKRGPSRAFEDLEAVRSMQRAGAKSETPAIASVPPAFSCALGVRLAPDLRGRLAVDRLNHAFEAERTSLQEELGLPFPGIHMWISDRLAPSTCEFLMHDVPSFTLELPQGKVLLAGLPQRLAAQPDDTQAQALAERCEQREPIDGTTQPSYWHDEATLADKTSGWRAEQVIAHVSVQLLRRNASLFLGVNEVQWIQEQLGIEYPGLLAEVQKVLPPQRIADVLRRLLEEQIPIRNIRNIMESLIAWGPKEKDVLMLTEYVRGDLARFLAHRAALGARILPAILLDAPVEQHIRQAIKQTPTGNYLALPPDQINFLVDSIESFAGLAPRPGIALVTSMDIRRYVRRMIEGRLGWLSVYSYQELGGHLELQPIGHVTA comes from the coding sequence ATGCTCAAGACACTCAAACTACCCGCCGGCGGCGAGATCGGCATCCTCGTGATGATCGTCGCGATCGTCTCGCTGATGATCCTGCCGCTGCCGTTCTTCATGATCGACATACTGGTCGGTCTGAACATCGCCACGGCCGTCACGCTGCTGATGATCACGCTCTATGTGCCGAGCGTCGTGTCGCTGTCCGCCTTCCCGTCGATATTGCTGTTCACCACGCTCTACCGTCTGTCGCTGAGCATCGCGTCGACCAAGTCGATCCTGCTGCATGCGGAAGCGGGCGACATCATCGACAGCTTCGGCAAGCTGGTGGTGGGCGGCAATCTGGTGGTCGGCATGGTGGTGTTCATCATCATCACGCTGGTGCAGTTCATCGTGATCGCGAAAGGCTCGGAGCGCGTCGCCGAAGTCGGCGCGCGCTTCACGCTCGACGCGATGCCCGGCAAGCAGATGAGCATCGACGCCGACCTGCGCGCCAATCTGCTGACGGCCGACGAAGCGCGCCACAAGCGCGCGACGCTCGCGCTCGAAAGCGCGCTGCACGGCGGCATGGACGGCGCGATGAAGTTCGTCAAGGGCGATGCCGTCGCGGGCCTCATCATCACGATGATCAACATCGTTGCGGGTCTCGCCGTCGGTGTGCTGTATCACGGCATGACGGCGGGCGAAGCGGCGAACCGCTTCTCGATTCTGTCGGTCGGCGACGCGATGGTCGCGCAATTGCCCGCGTTGCTCTTGTCCGTCGCGGCAGGCGTGATGATCACGCGCGTCGCCGACGATCGCGACGAGAAGCCGCGCTCACTCGGCGCGGAGATCGGCAAGCAACTGATGGGCAGCGCGCCCGCGCTCGGCTTCGCCGCGCTGCTGCTGGTCGCGTTCGCCGCCGTGCCGGGCTTTCCGTGGCCGCTCTTTCTGGTGCTGAGCGGCATTCTCGGCTTCACCGCGTGGAAGCTGAAAAAACGCGGCCCATCGCGTGCCTTCGAAGACCTCGAAGCCGTGCGCTCGATGCAGCGTGCCGGCGCGAAAAGCGAAACGCCCGCTATTGCCAGCGTGCCGCCCGCATTCTCCTGCGCGCTCGGCGTGCGTCTTGCGCCCGACTTGCGGGGACGACTCGCCGTCGACCGGCTCAATCACGCGTTCGAAGCCGAGCGCACGTCGTTGCAGGAAGAACTTGGCCTGCCGTTTCCGGGCATTCACATGTGGATCAGCGACAGGCTCGCGCCGTCCACCTGCGAGTTCCTGATGCACGACGTGCCGTCGTTCACGCTCGAACTGCCGCAAGGCAAGGTCCTGCTCGCCGGTCTGCCGCAACGGCTGGCCGCACAGCCCGACGACACGCAGGCGCAAGCGCTCGCCGAACGCTGCGAACAGCGCGAACCGATCGACGGCACGACGCAGCCGAGCTACTGGCACGACGAGGCCACGCTCGCCGACAAGACTTCCGGCTGGCGCGCCGAACAGGTGATCGCACATGTGAGCGTGCAGTTGCTCAGACGCAATGCGTCGCTGTTTCTCGGCGTCAATGAAGTGCAGTGGATTCAGGAACAGCTTGGCATCGAGTATCCGGGACTGCTTGCCGAAGTGCAGAAAGTGCTGCCGCCGCAGCGCATCGCCGACGTGCTGCGGCGCCTGCTCGAAGAACAGATCCCGATCCGCAATATCCGCAACATCATGGAAAGCCTGATTGCGTGGGGACCGAAAGAAAAAGACGTGCTGATGCTGACCGAGTACGTGCGCGGCGATCTCGCGCGCTTTCTCGCGCATCGCGCCGCGCTCGGCGCACGCATCCTGCCCGCAATCCTGCTGGACGCGCCCGTCGAGCAGCATATCCGCCAGGCGATCAAGCAGACGCCGACGGGCAATTACCTCGCGCTGCCGCCGGATCAGATCAACTTTCTGGTCGACAGCATCGAGTCGTTCGCGGGGCTTGCGCCGCGTCCGGGCATTGCGCTCGTCACGTCGATGGATATCCGGCGCTACGTGCGACGCATGATCGAAGGAAGGCTCGGCTGGCTCTCCGTCTATTCGTATCAGGAACTCGGCGGCCATCTGGAACTGCAGCCGATCGGCCACGTCACGGCCTGA
- the sctU gene encoding type III secretion system export apparatus subunit SctU, whose amino-acid sequence MSDDKTEQPTEKRLRKAREDGEVAKSTDLVDGAVLAVGVGMLMATGDRMVDGLRSCISIALKFVAGPHDMTTLLLAVSQIGSRMAGALLPMIGAAILASVAALAGQTGIMISMKAVGLKFENVSPMAGIKRIFSLKSLLELAKMAIKGIVLGIVMWKTITGLLPLVTGSLFQSLPELSKLASFVVIRLLAVAAALYVVFGGVDFKLQKFLFIRGKKMSKDEIKREFKQDEGDPLIKGERRRLARELATSAPRKIATASMVVVNPTHYAVAVRYAPDEYPLPVVIAKGMDEAALQMRRDAQFAGVPIVGHPPVARALYKVELDEPIPDELFEAVAAILRWVDSLALPREADTAPSLSG is encoded by the coding sequence ATGAGCGACGACAAAACCGAACAGCCAACCGAGAAACGCCTGCGTAAGGCGCGCGAGGACGGCGAGGTCGCGAAGAGCACGGACCTCGTCGACGGCGCGGTGCTGGCCGTGGGCGTCGGCATGCTGATGGCGACGGGCGACAGGATGGTCGATGGCTTGCGCTCGTGCATTTCGATCGCGCTGAAGTTCGTCGCCGGACCGCACGACATGACGACGCTGCTGCTCGCGGTGAGCCAGATCGGCTCGCGCATGGCCGGCGCGCTGCTGCCGATGATCGGCGCCGCGATTCTCGCCTCCGTTGCGGCGCTCGCCGGACAGACGGGCATCATGATTTCGATGAAGGCCGTCGGCCTGAAGTTCGAGAACGTCAGCCCGATGGCGGGCATCAAGCGCATCTTCTCGCTCAAGTCGCTGCTCGAACTCGCGAAGATGGCGATCAAGGGCATCGTGCTCGGCATCGTGATGTGGAAGACGATCACGGGCCTGCTGCCGCTCGTCACGGGCTCGCTGTTCCAGTCTCTGCCCGAGTTGTCGAAGCTCGCGAGCTTCGTCGTGATCCGGCTGCTCGCCGTTGCAGCCGCGCTGTATGTCGTGTTCGGCGGCGTCGACTTCAAGCTGCAGAAATTCCTCTTCATTCGCGGCAAGAAGATGAGCAAGGACGAGATCAAGCGCGAATTCAAGCAGGACGAAGGCGATCCCCTCATCAAGGGCGAGCGGCGGCGGCTCGCGCGCGAGCTGGCAACTTCGGCGCCGCGCAAGATCGCGACCGCGAGCATGGTGGTGGTCAACCCGACGCACTACGCGGTGGCCGTGCGTTACGCGCCCGACGAATATCCGCTGCCCGTGGTGATCGCGAAGGGCATGGATGAAGCGGCGCTGCAGATGCGCCGCGACGCGCAGTTCGCGGGCGTGCCGATCGTCGGCCATCCGCCCGTCGCGCGCGCGCTCTACAAGGTCGAGCTCGACGAGCCGATCCCCGACGAACTGTTCGAAGCCGTCGCCGCGATCCTGCGCTGGGTCGATTCGCTGGCACTGCCGCGCGAAGCCGATACGGCGCCGTCGCTGTCCGGTTGA
- a CDS encoding HrpB1 family type III secretion system apparatus protein has protein sequence MLAKSSQPASQPAFAHAAPNYLQCGDATLNALIEIASAGLFRHFPQASADTTDIELVLDALRAFRPKVAEIDTLAGVLHIVNGRWEEASRTLRDVIDAAPSFAYAKAMYAYCLAAQKDAGWRQWADQALEGEAGPETHALIRALTVRADLEAARANHRGGEFVLPESYRDLAEEQENAQTKTARQPSGEAPAFASHAFLRA, from the coding sequence ATGCTCGCGAAATCATCACAACCTGCGTCACAACCCGCCTTCGCCCACGCCGCGCCGAACTATCTGCAATGCGGCGATGCAACCTTGAACGCGCTGATCGAGATCGCATCGGCGGGCCTGTTCCGGCATTTCCCGCAAGCCAGCGCCGACACGACCGACATCGAACTGGTGCTCGACGCGTTGCGCGCGTTCCGTCCGAAGGTGGCCGAAATCGACACGCTGGCGGGCGTGCTGCACATCGTCAACGGCCGCTGGGAAGAGGCGTCGCGCACGTTGCGCGACGTGATCGACGCGGCGCCTTCGTTTGCCTATGCGAAGGCGATGTATGCGTACTGCCTCGCGGCGCAGAAGGACGCCGGCTGGCGTCAATGGGCCGACCAGGCACTCGAAGGCGAGGCGGGCCCGGAGACGCACGCGCTGATCCGTGCGCTCACCGTACGTGCCGATCTCGAAGCCGCGCGCGCCAATCATCGCGGCGGCGAGTTCGTGCTGCCGGAGTCGTATCGCGATCTCGCCGAAGAGCAGGAGAACGCGCAGACGAAGACCGCCCGCCAGCCGTCCGGCGAGGCACCCGCGTTCGCGTCGCACGCGTTCTTGCGCGCCTGA
- a CDS encoding type III secretion protein produces the protein MSISTIAETAVHAAADAAKPEALPPMPAPESVSRFEDLMQQPLATPGNDATQHAGNHVIDAIRKQDGQMEAALEQVETLSANAGALTPTQQIAAAAQVSLNLSLAQFDFQTKMAVVSASKSSAETLMKNQ, from the coding sequence ATGTCGATCTCCACGATTGCCGAAACGGCGGTGCATGCCGCCGCCGATGCCGCCAAGCCCGAGGCATTGCCGCCGATGCCCGCGCCCGAGTCCGTCAGCCGCTTCGAAGACCTGATGCAGCAGCCGCTCGCCACGCCTGGCAACGACGCAACGCAGCACGCGGGCAATCACGTCATCGACGCGATCCGCAAGCAGGATGGCCAGATGGAAGCCGCGCTCGAACAGGTCGAAACGCTGAGCGCGAACGCCGGGGCGCTCACGCCGACGCAGCAGATTGCGGCGGCTGCGCAGGTGTCGCTGAACCTGTCGCTCGCGCAGTTCGATTTCCAGACCAAGATGGCCGTGGTCTCGGCGTCGAAGTCGTCGGCGGAAACGCTGATGAAGAACCAGTGA
- the sctJ gene encoding type III secretion system inner membrane ring lipoprotein SctJ, with protein MNMRTLFPPTRRLLMGGVFIACALLAGCKKELYTGLAEEDVNEMTVALLERGVSADKSTPDGGKTYTLQVDDGDMVRAMQVLREKGLPHSKFDDLGSLFKKDGLVSTPTEERVRFIYGLSQELSGTLSHIDGVLVARVQIVIPNNDPLAQTIKPSSAAVFIKYRPGLELDALVPQIKNLVVHSVEGLSYDQVSVTGVPADQVDIDSRVPAHTPIWPIVLSGLFALMVAGVGMGYVFRARLGGIVAPMRASVASLAQRLPRRRQKSA; from the coding sequence ATGAACATGCGAACCCTGTTTCCGCCGACAAGGCGGCTGCTGATGGGCGGCGTGTTCATCGCATGCGCGCTGCTCGCGGGCTGCAAGAAGGAGTTGTACACGGGCCTTGCCGAAGAGGACGTCAACGAGATGACGGTCGCGCTGCTGGAGCGCGGCGTCTCCGCCGACAAGAGCACGCCGGACGGCGGCAAGACCTATACGCTTCAGGTCGACGACGGCGACATGGTGCGCGCGATGCAGGTGCTGCGCGAAAAAGGCCTGCCGCACAGCAAGTTCGACGATCTCGGCAGTCTGTTCAAGAAAGACGGTCTCGTTTCGACGCCGACGGAAGAGCGCGTGCGCTTCATCTACGGGCTCTCGCAGGAACTGTCGGGCACGCTGTCGCATATCGACGGCGTGCTGGTCGCGCGCGTGCAGATCGTGATTCCGAACAACGACCCGCTTGCGCAGACCATCAAGCCGTCGTCCGCCGCCGTGTTCATCAAGTACCGGCCAGGGCTCGAACTCGATGCGCTCGTGCCGCAGATCAAGAACCTCGTCGTGCACAGCGTCGAAGGGCTGTCGTACGACCAGGTGAGCGTGACGGGCGTGCCGGCGGATCAGGTCGATATCGATAGCCGTGTGCCCGCGCATACGCCCATCTGGCCAATCGTGCTGAGCGGGCTGTTTGCGTTGATGGTGGCGGGTGTCGGCATGGGCTATGTGTTTCGCGCGCGGCTGGGTGGCATCGTCGCGCCGATGAGGGCGAGCGTCGCGTCGCTCGCGCAGCGTCTGCCGCGTCGCAGGCAGAAGTCCGCATGA
- a CDS encoding type III secretion protein HrpB4: MAASGAMRAAVPAQRARTEPRLAPADAAQILLGWQRNARSALQWLHRDWLALALGIERVTRMDEALAALRERCDEACSLAVLRVLLPKPPNLDTFSIAPATRLDALPVETGLRVLRMQALLARRAEVRRLVDRTTRKRLAEWIGCPLDDLLGKAVPEAPSLTDAKREGAGTRALGSLDADALALEGLALLPVTDMHRMMLRFALPREDDAQSAVNAQPSEEECEGTFALLRERIRPLMPEAAWLSG; the protein is encoded by the coding sequence ATGGCTGCATCCGGTGCGATGCGCGCCGCGGTGCCAGCGCAACGAGCCAGGACCGAGCCGCGTCTTGCACCCGCCGACGCCGCGCAGATCCTGCTCGGCTGGCAACGCAATGCGCGCAGCGCGTTGCAGTGGCTGCATCGGGACTGGCTCGCGCTGGCATTGGGCATCGAACGGGTGACGCGCATGGATGAAGCACTGGCCGCGTTGCGCGAGCGGTGCGACGAAGCGTGCTCGCTCGCCGTGCTGCGCGTGCTGTTGCCCAAGCCGCCGAATCTCGACACATTCAGTATCGCGCCCGCCACGCGGCTCGATGCGCTGCCTGTCGAGACCGGCCTGCGCGTGCTGAGGATGCAGGCGTTGCTGGCGCGTCGCGCGGAAGTGCGGCGTCTCGTCGATCGAACCACGCGCAAGCGACTCGCGGAATGGATCGGCTGTCCGCTCGACGATCTGCTCGGCAAGGCAGTGCCTGAAGCGCCGTCGCTAACCGATGCGAAGCGCGAGGGTGCCGGAACGCGCGCGCTCGGCTCGCTCGATGCGGATGCGCTCGCGCTCGAAGGGCTCGCGCTGCTGCCGGTGACGGACATGCACCGAATGATGCTGCGATTCGCGTTGCCGCGTGAAGACGACGCGCAAAGTGCGGTGAATGCGCAGCCTTCGGAAGAAGAATGTGAAGGCACGTTCGCCTTGCTGCGCGAGCGCATCCGACCGCTGATGCCGGAGGCCGCATGGTTATCTGGCTGA
- the sctL gene encoding type III secretion system stator protein SctL has product MVIWLSRPREAHATGNTRKNKDEPRVGLVGDIVPRETFGMLATIDDVYGRVEAERQAILAAAQIEREQMLQAARDEAKALVASAAREREAASERGYAEGVARGEAQWIERVAALSADAQRLQKGLRNRMAELVMLAVEQLVRAESAQALFARATDTIDRIVEGSANLRVSVHPADLDAARTAFGEFEERLRMLGRPVPLAVTADPRLEPGACVCESDLGIVDASLSTQLDSMRAAIVRALNTSMKTHNAQAETH; this is encoded by the coding sequence ATGGTTATCTGGCTGAGCCGTCCGCGCGAAGCGCACGCGACCGGCAACACGCGAAAGAACAAGGACGAACCGCGCGTCGGCCTGGTCGGCGATATCGTGCCGCGCGAAACCTTCGGCATGCTCGCGACGATCGACGATGTCTACGGACGCGTCGAAGCCGAGCGTCAGGCGATTCTCGCCGCCGCGCAGATCGAGCGCGAGCAGATGCTTCAAGCGGCGCGGGATGAAGCAAAGGCCCTCGTCGCGTCGGCTGCGCGCGAGCGTGAGGCGGCATCCGAACGAGGCTACGCGGAAGGCGTCGCGCGCGGCGAGGCGCAGTGGATCGAGCGCGTTGCCGCGTTGAGCGCGGACGCACAGCGCCTGCAAAAAGGCCTGCGCAACCGGATGGCCGAACTCGTGATGCTCGCCGTCGAACAACTGGTGCGTGCCGAAAGCGCGCAGGCTTTGTTCGCGCGCGCGACGGACACGATCGACCGCATCGTCGAAGGTTCGGCGAATTTGCGTGTGAGCGTGCATCCCGCCGATCTCGACGCGGCGCGCACCGCATTCGGCGAATTCGAAGAGCGTCTGCGCATGCTGGGGCGGCCCGTGCCGCTTGCGGTGACGGCAGATCCTCGCCTGGAGCCCGGCGCGTGCGTGTGCGAATCGGATCTCGGCATCGTCGACGCCAGCCTGTCGACACAACTCGATTCGATGCGCGCGGCAATCGTGCGCGCGCTCAACACTTCGATGAAAACGCACAACGCGCAAGCAGAGACTCACTGA
- the sctN gene encoding type III secretion system ATPase SctN: MSTTALKHQPHDPAFADALGLHEDGLRELGGAIEREIRALLPVRQTGKIAEVVGTLIKVAGIDLKLGELCELRTPQGKLLQHGEVIGFTREHAVVSPFAQLTEVSRATHVIGLQRPLSVPVGDALLGRVIDALGQPMDGRGPIEAADSRPIFADPPNPMTRRMIEHPMVTGVRVIDAMTTLAEGQRMGIFAPAGVGKSTLLGMLARGAQCDINVIALIGERGREVREFVELILGEQGMARSVVVCATSDRSSSERAKAAYVATAIAEYFRDEGKRVLLMMDSLTRFARAGREIGLAAGEPPARRGFPPSVFAELPRLLERAGMGERGSITALYTVLAEDESGSDPIAEEVRGVLDGHLILSREIAAQNRYPAIDVLGSLSRVMSQVMPREFMTSSARLRKLLAKHREVDMLLQIGEYQPGTNALADEAIAKIDALKAFLSQPTDAYADPAETEAALHELAQGDAQ, encoded by the coding sequence ATGAGCACCACGGCCTTGAAGCATCAACCGCACGACCCGGCGTTCGCCGACGCTCTCGGCCTGCACGAAGACGGGTTGCGTGAGCTAGGCGGCGCAATCGAGCGCGAGATCCGCGCGCTGTTGCCCGTGCGTCAGACGGGCAAGATCGCCGAAGTGGTCGGCACGCTGATCAAGGTCGCGGGCATCGACCTGAAGCTCGGCGAATTGTGCGAGCTGCGCACGCCGCAAGGCAAGCTGTTGCAGCATGGCGAAGTAATCGGCTTCACGCGCGAGCATGCCGTCGTGTCGCCGTTCGCGCAATTGACCGAAGTGTCGCGCGCGACGCATGTGATCGGCTTGCAGCGGCCCTTGTCGGTGCCTGTCGGCGATGCGCTGCTCGGCCGCGTGATCGATGCGCTCGGCCAGCCGATGGACGGCCGCGGCCCGATCGAAGCGGCAGACAGCCGGCCCATCTTCGCCGATCCGCCGAACCCGATGACGCGCCGCATGATCGAGCATCCGATGGTGACGGGCGTGCGCGTGATCGACGCGATGACGACGCTCGCCGAAGGGCAGCGCATGGGCATCTTCGCGCCGGCAGGCGTCGGCAAGAGCACCTTGCTCGGCATGCTGGCGCGCGGCGCGCAATGCGACATCAACGTGATCGCGCTGATCGGCGAGCGTGGCCGCGAAGTGCGCGAATTCGTCGAGCTGATTCTCGGCGAGCAGGGCATGGCGCGGTCCGTGGTCGTGTGCGCGACGTCGGACCGTTCGTCGAGCGAGCGCGCCAAGGCGGCCTACGTCGCGACGGCGATTGCCGAGTACTTCCGCGACGAAGGCAAACGCGTGCTGCTGATGATGGATTCGCTGACGCGCTTCGCGCGCGCGGGCCGCGAGATTGGTCTCGCAGCGGGCGAGCCGCCCGCGCGGCGCGGCTTTCCACCTTCCGTGTTCGCGGAGTTGCCGCGTCTGCTGGAGCGCGCGGGGATGGGCGAGCGCGGCTCGATCACGGCGCTCTACACGGTGCTCGCCGAAGACGAGTCGGGCAGCGATCCGATTGCGGAAGAAGTGCGCGGCGTGCTCGACGGTCACCTGATCCTGTCGCGCGAGATTGCCGCGCAGAACCGCTATCCCGCCATCGACGTGCTCGGCAGCCTGTCGCGCGTGATGTCGCAGGTGATGCCGCGCGAGTTCATGACGTCGTCCGCGCGGCTGCGCAAGCTGCTTGCGAAGCATCGCGAAGTGGACATGCTGCTGCAGATCGGCGAGTACCAGCCTGGCACGAATGCGCTCGCTGACGAAGCGATCGCGAAGATCGATGCGCTCAAGGCATTCCTGTCGCAGCCCACAGACGCCTATGCGGACCCGGCCGAAACCGAAGCCGCATTGCACGAACTGGCGCAGGGCGACGCGCAATGA
- a CDS encoding type III secretion protein, whose amino-acid sequence MSAQRRQIAALSRAVSRRQRFEQDLRARLAQLVAARSPLVHSEAQARHHAAEREAQARSYRQRISAMMAGAEPFSIDTLTAIRLYADEVDRQYAAACDAVSAAQQALAAHDAVIAGARREIAKNRGRIDLCEKRIGALQRVLDGIAADAEDEDIEETALARLARG is encoded by the coding sequence ATGAGTGCGCAGAGACGGCAGATAGCCGCGTTGTCGCGTGCCGTGTCGCGCCGTCAGCGCTTCGAACAGGACTTGCGCGCGCGGCTCGCGCAACTCGTCGCGGCGCGCTCGCCATTGGTCCATAGCGAAGCGCAGGCGCGCCATCATGCGGCCGAACGCGAAGCCCAGGCACGCTCGTACCGCCAGCGCATCAGCGCGATGATGGCAGGCGCGGAGCCGTTTTCGATCGATACGTTGACGGCGATCCGCCTCTACGCAGACGAGGTCGACCGACAGTACGCGGCGGCGTGTGATGCCGTATCGGCGGCACAGCAGGCGCTCGCCGCGCACGATGCCGTGATCGCAGGCGCGCGCCGCGAGATCGCGAAGAACCGTGGGCGCATCGATCTGTGCGAAAAGCGTATCGGCGCCTTGCAGCGCGTGCTCGACGGCATCGCCGCCGACGCGGAAGACGAAGACATCGAGGAGACGGCGCTCGCGCGCCTTGCACGCGGATGA